The DNA segment TATCCTTTGCTTTTCATTTTTTGTATGAACTCACATGTTTTTTGTTTGCCATTCTGAAAGAAACGCTCATGAAATTCAACGACTATTTGTTTTATTTCAATATCTGAGTTGAGTATTCCATCTATGACATCATATTCAGATCCTTCAATATCCATTTTTAGTAGGTCTATATTTTTATGACCTAGTTCATTAGCTATGTCTATAAATGATTTCATTTGAACATGAAGTATATCTTGACTGGAGACGCCATTGTTAAGGATCAGGCTTCCGGATATATATGTTTTGTTTTTGGGAAGATGAAATGGCATTTTACCAGTTTCTAAGGCAATACCATATTCTTTCAGGTAGAATGTTGTGGGTAAAACTTGGTTTTTGCACCAGGCTATTGATTTGGGTGTTGGGTCAAAGGCAAAGACAGTACAGGAATGGTTCTCGATGAGACATCTGTCAAAGGATATATCTTCACCAATGCCAAAGGAGTATACCACCGAATTTTGATTTATGAATTGGTGGGCCACATA comes from the Saccharicrinis fermentans DSM 9555 = JCM 21142 genome and includes:
- a CDS encoding FkbM family methyltransferase; this encodes MNSKLTRLYYILNGKFKHITQSTHLKKTWYGNKGGGFYVAHQFINQNSVVYSFGIGEDISFDRCLIENHSCTVFAFDPTPKSIAWCKNQVLPTTFYLKEYGIALETGKMPFHLPKNKTYISGSLILNNGVSSQDILHVQMKSFIDIANELGHKNIDLLKMDIEGSEYDVIDGILNSDIEIKQIVVEFHERFFQNGKQKTCEFIQKMKSKGYHIFGISDIFEEVSFVKL